In the Pectinatus sottacetonis genome, TTTTGGGTCCAGTTTTTAGTTTTCTTAATTTCTATACGCAGTAAATCAGGGGGCATATGGCCCGCACCAATTATTCCAAGGCCGCCAGCATTAGATACAGCTGAAGCCAGTTCAGATGTTCCTATCCAAGCCATACCACCCTGAAATATCGGATATTTTATGCCAAGTAATTTACATAATCTATTGTTCTCAAACATATTATTCCTCCCTAGCCCACTTAAGAATACAGGACGCCCACGTTAGCCCTGCACCAAATCCAGAAAAAGCTAGTATATCCCCTTTTTTGAATTTCTTATTATGAGCCGCTTCAGCTAAGGCAATGGGAATAGATGCCGCAGATGTATTGCCATATTTATCTATATTTACAATAACTTTATTCATGGGTAAGCGTAGACGTTTAGCACCAGTTTTTATTATTCGGATATTTGCCTGATGCGGCACCAGCCAATCTATATCCTCTTTTTCCATATCTGCTTTCTTTAACGATCTTAATATAGTTTCTCCCATGACTTTAACAGAAAAGCGATAAACTTCTTTACCATTCATATGCAAATAATGCATTCTTTCCTTTACAGTTTCTTCTGACGCAGGATTCAGGCTGCCTCCTGCTGGTATATTTATATACTCACTGCCGGAACCATCAGCTCCAAGTTCAAAGGAAAGCATTCCATAACCTTTTTCCACTTGGCCATAAACAGCTGCTCCTGCCCCATCAGCAAATATGACACAGGTGTTACGATCTTGCCAATCAACAAATTTTGATAAAGCCTCCGCTCCAATTACCAGTACTTTTTTATATACACCTGTTTCAATAAATTGTGCTGCTACTGAAGATGCATATATAAATCCAGAACAAGCTGCCGTCAAATCAAATGCTGCGGCATTTCTAGCCCCCAGTCTGTCTTGTAGCACACAAGCCACAGAAGGTACTACTCTATCAGGCGTGATCGTCGCTACTATTATCAAATCCAGTTCTTCAGGCTGGATATTTGCATCTTCCAATGCCATTTGAGCTGCTTTAAAAGCCAAATGCGAGGTAGCTATGTCCCTAGATACTATACGCCGTTCATGTATTCCAGTTCGCTCTACTATCCAGTCATCACTAGTATTGACCATTTTTTCCAGATCAAAATTAGTTAATTTTTTTTCTGGTACACAAAAACCTGTGCCAAGTATACCGGCGCTATTTTTCTCTGTCATTAGCCAGCATCTCCTCTTTCTGTATATTTTCCCGTATGCGACTCACAACATCCTGTTTTATATATTCACAAGCCACACCAATAGCGCTTTTGATTGCTTTTTTATTTGAACTTCCATGTGCTATTATATAACATCCATTAACACCTAGTAAAGGTGCACCACCATACTCGGCATAATCAATTTTTTGGGCAAATTTCTTTAATGCCGGAGATAATAATAGTGCTCCCAACTTTGCCATCATGCCACTCTTAATTATAGTTTCCCGCATGAGTTTCATCAATGTTTTTGCTAATCCCTCAGCAAACTTCAATACAATATTGCCAACGAATCCATCACAAACAACAACATCGAAATTACCATTTGTAATATCGCGTCCTTCAGCATTTCCCTTAAAGTTGATAGTACTCATGTTTTCCAATAATGGATATGTATTAAGAACCTGTTCATTACCTTTTGTTGCTTCTTCACCAATGTTTAAAAGTCCAACACGCGGATTCTTAGTCCCAAAAACACATTCACTATATACTGAACCCATAATCGCACTTTGCAAAAGATGCTTTGGTTTACTATCTACATTAGCCCCAGAATCCATAAGCAGGGTAACGCCATGTCCGGTGGGGATAGGAGTAGCTATTGTCGGCCTGTCGATCCCCGGTATACGTCCTAAGGTAAACAGTGCCGATGTAACTGCAGCACCTGTACTTCCTGCTGAAATAACTGCATCACAATCACCATTTTTAACGAGTTGCGCTGCAACTACTAACGAAGAGTCCTTCTTTTTGCGTACAGCAGCAACAGGATGCTCACCCATCTCTATGACTTCAGTTGCATGATGTACAGAAATTCGTAATTTATTCCAGTCAGCAACTTTATTTAATTCATTATATATGCTTGCCTGATTACCGACAAGTACTATTTCGCAATCAAAATTTCGGGCAGCATCAATCGCGCCAGCGACTATTTGTTCAGGAGCATAATCTCCACCCATTGCATCTAGCGCTATCTTCATGTCCAGCCTCCCTATTGCCTGTCAAAATATGATATTTAGAAACTTTAAATCATCGTTTTGTTATTATACTGGCTTTAATATAAAATATCAAGTAGAAAGCTATAATTTAGACATAATATAAAAAACATCATTATGTTTTTTATAGATATAACATCTTAGTATTGTTTTAATAAATAGCATTTATGAATTTTACTAAATTATGCATAAAAAATAATGAGCAAGATATAGACAATTATACCTTGCTCATTAAAATTATTATTCCGCAGAAATTACTTCCTTACCATCATAATATCCACATTCTGTGCAAACATGATGCGGCATTTTAGGTTCATGACATTGTGGACATGATACATAGCCCGGAGTTTCTAATTTCCAATTAGCACGGCGCTTATCACGGCGAGCTTTAGACATTTTACGCTTTGGTACTGCCATCAAAAACACCTCCTTAAAAAACCAATAGTGACGCATGCACCCTAAATACTTAATAACAGCAAAAAGAAAAGCACCTTTTACAGTTACTACTGTACTTTCCCTCTATGAACTGCTATTTTAAGCTGCGATGATTATTTATCATCATACTTTACAATAAGGAAACCCATCACATTAGTCAAACTAATCTTTTTCTAGCAGTTTTTTTAATACCATCAAACGAGGATCTATCACTGTGTTATCACAAGAACATCTATGTTTATTTAAATTTGTACCACACTTGGGACACAAACCCTTGCAATCCGGTCTACACAAATTAATTATTGGTTGACCAACAATTACAATATCATGTATTAAATCAGTGATATCAATAAAATCTCCGCTGAAGATATTCACATCTTTTTGATTTTCAATCGACTTTTTAGCATAAATCTCATCAAAATTGTGAACTTGATTTTCTGTAACCTCTTCTAAGCAGCGATCACATACAAAATGCCTTCGGCATTTTACACTGCCTTGTAAATGATATCCGGCACCTGTGTTTTCAGCTATACCGCCTACTTTTATCATGCCGTCAATACGATAATTATTAGTAGGAAAATCAAATTTGCCAGCAGGTATATCAAAAGCAAATTCGTATCTCCTGCCACTGGTATTGTTTACATCAGATAACTTTATTCTCATCATATGATAACGACCTCAATTTATTATAGCTGGCACTATATATTTTGTCAAATTAGTTTTAAAAAAACTTTTTTAAGATTTTTTTATTTAAATATACTATAATAATAAAGTTATTATAGTATATTTAGAAAGGATTTTTCATGAAAATATGTGGCATTATTGCAGAATTTAACCCTTTTCACAATGGACATAAATATTTACTTGATACTATGCGCAAACAACAGCCTAATAGTGTATTTGTTGTAGCTATGAGTGGAAATTTTACTCAACGTGGAGAAGCTGCTCTCTTCGATAAATGGCATAGAGCTAAAATGGCTGTATTAGGAGGTGCTGATCTGGTAATAGAACTTCCGTCTGTCTTTGTCATAAGAAGTGCTGAAGCTTTTGGCCATGGGGCAGTAAATTTATTCCAAAAACTAAATTGCATAGATAATATATGTTTTGGCAGTGAAAACGCCGATATCACTATTTTAAACAAAATTGCGGCTCTTCTAGACACTCCTTTGCTACTTCATACTTTGCTGCCACCAAAATTAAAAAAAGGACTTCCTTATGCAGCAGCTATAGCAGAAATTATAAGCCAGTATATCCCCCAGGCCGCTACATTATTAAAGGAACCCAATATAATCTTAGCTGTAGAATATTTAAGAGCAATGCATCAGTTAGAAACCACTTTTACTCCCATCGCTATAAAAAGAAAAACAGCGCATCATAATGATACAAAGTTAAACGGAGAAATTTCTAGTGCTACAGCTATCAGAAATATTCTCCTCAATCATTTTGAAAAACATATGGAAGTCAAACAATCTGTCCCTGAAATCTGCTATGATTATATGATAAAGATCTTAAAGTCCTCCAATGATATAGCCCGACTGAATAGATTGTCACGTGTATTACTTGCCAAACTACGTCTTAGTAACATCAAAACTCTCACTGACTATCCAGGGGTAACCAACGGTTTGGAATATAAGCTGCTTCACAGTGCTGTTTCTGGTAAAAGCATTGATGATATAATGTCCAGTTTAAAAAGCAAACACTATCATCACAGCCGTTTGAGTAGAAGTTTGCTTTATATTCTTATGCATATGAATACAACTGTTTTATCCTATTTTGACAAGATAGGTCCCTGCTATGCTCGTGTGCTTGCTTTCAACAAAAATGGTAGGAAAATACTACGAAAAATAAACAGCCAGGCAACAATTCCCGTCGTATTAAAGACCACCCATTTTTTATCACAGAAGTGCTTGTGGCAATCTCCTGAAACTGATTTACAGCAAATGCTTTCATATGACATAGCAGCCACTGATTTATATGGATTGTGTTTTCAAAACATCCAAAATGGCGGTAGGGACTTTTATACTTCACCTATATACATTTCTTAAAATTTTATCAATCATTTTCCTGCATTAATGCTTCATATGCACTCACTGCCATATCAAATTCATCATCTTTTGGAGAATAGTATTCTTCTTCTCCCGCATCATTAATAATTACTTTCGCAATAGTATTATCATTCTCCTCCAATCCCTCAGGAGCCTCTCTTTCTTCATCCAAAACACTCAACAGGGCATATCTATTATTTCCGGCGGAAAACTGCATCTCTTCATAAAAATAATGCTTATTTCCTTCCTCATCAGTCATTTCAATGATATTTCCCTCATCATTATTATTTTGTTCTATTTTGAAATCATCTTCCATTTTTGATGCTCCTTATTATTAATTTATTCCGAAATCCTTAAATATGCGTTTTACATACCGCCAGCCTTTTTGCGCCTGACGCATCGAACTTTCCATGATCTGCGGATTACGAATAACTGCTGCCAACAGTTTTTTGCGCCATTGCCGATATTCAGAATCAATCAACTGTAAGAATTCTTCCATTTCTTTTTCTACAGCTACTTCTGGTATATCAGTCGATATAATAGTACATTTAGTATTTTCTATATGTGCTGTATCCGCATAAAATGGCGCATATATGTTATATTTCTTATATTCTTTCTTAATTTTTTCTTGCAGAGATTGTATTCCCAGCGGTTCACCATGTACTAAAAATATCTGTTGAGGTTCATTCATATGAATATGACTCACCCAATCCAGTATTTGCTTATAATCACCATGGGCCGAAAAACCATCCAACTGAAAAATTCTAGCCCGTACAGCTACTTCTTCTCCTAAAATCTTTACCCGCTTAATTCCATCTACAAGTCTTCTGCCCAATGCTCCTTCAGCCTGATACCCCACGAATAATATTGTTGATTCTGGCCGCCAAAGATTATGTTTTAAATGATGCAGAATACGTCCTGCATCACACATGCCACTTGCAGAAATAATTATCGCCGATCCCTCACTACTGTTTAAAGCTTTTGATTCCTGAGCTGTCCGGCACATTTTAAGCTGTGGCATTTCTGACAACTTACCGCTACGTTTGAGCATTTCTATCGTCTGTTTATCAAAGTTTTTCATATTAGCCGCAAAAACTTCTGTTGCCGCAACAGCCAGTGGACTGTCTATTACTATAGGAATATCATCTATACGCTTTTGTTTCCATAACCTATATATATAGTATAACAGCTTTTGGGTGCGACCAACCGCAAACGCAGGAATAATAAGATTACCTCCACGTTCTATGGTATCATTTATTATTTCTGCTAAAGCCGATTCTTTATCATATATTTCATGTAATCTATCTCCATATGTTGATTCAATTATCAAATAATCTGTGTTGTCAACATAAGAGGGATCTTTTATAATAGGCTGTCCCGGCTGTCCTATATCTCCTGAAAAAACGAATTTTACTGGTTTCTCATTATTTTCTCTCACATAGACTTCAATTATTGCTGAGCCCAATATATGTCCTGCATCTAAAAAAACAGCAGATATATTATCATTTATTTCAATTTTTTTATCATACTCAATTGCTTTAAATTGTAATAATGATTTTTCAGCATCAGCTATCGTATATAACGGGGCAATTGGTATTCTTCCTACACGCAGACCCTTACGATTCATGATCTCAGCATCACTTTCCTGAATGTGGGCACTATCAGGAAGCATTATTTTCGCTAAATCACAGGTAGCTTTCGTGGCATAAATTTTGCCTTTAAATCCTTCCCGGCAAAGTTTAGGGATAAGACCACAATGATCAATATGGGCATGTGTTAAAAGTACCGAATCAATTTCCTGCGGTGAGAAACGGAAGGGCTCGTAATTACGTTCCCGTAACTGCCTGCCACCTTGAAACATTCCACAATCAATGAGTATGTTTTTCTCATTGACTTCCAGTAGAAAGCATGAACCAGTAACAGTGTGTGCAGCTCCTAAAAATTGCAAGTTCATAATGATACCCCCTAATAATAATATATCTTTAATTTCGCCTGCGATGATAAAAAATAATATACAATTACCGCCATGCGAAACAGACTGTATATTAATCCTTTCAGGTAATCTTTATCGAATTTTCCCCCAGCAACGCTGCTATACTATCCAGCGCTGCCTCACTACCATCTATCCAATATTGCTCCTGTGCCTTTATTTTTTTGTTACCAGCAATAAAATAAAAACAAACTATATGATCACCATGATATTTTTTTAATATACTCTTTAACTTCTTTAAAGACTCTGGTTTTTCCTGCATAGCATTTATTTGTATCCAATATGTTTCCCTATAATCTGCTAGAGATTTTATTTGTCTGGCAATTATTTTAAAACCATTATCCAAAAGATTTATTTTTCCAGAAACTACTATAGCAGATTCTGGTACTAAAACATTAACAGCTTCATAAAAAATATTAGGAAAAGCAACTACTTCAACAGTCTGAGTGAAATCTTCCATCTGAAGTACACACATAGTGTCACCCTTACGTGTATTCATCTTCTTTAATCCAGTAATAACTCCCGCTGTTTTTACATATGAACTATCTTTGAGTTTTTCTTCCGTGAGCTGGGAAAGTGATTTGATATGCTTTAATTTATCTCTATATATATCGAGCGGGTGCCCTGTTATATAAAAACCAGTAATTTCTTTTTCTGAATTAAGTCTTTCCATCGTAGAAAGTTCTGGTATATCTGGCAGTTTTATTGTTTCCTGTTCAATAGATTCTTCCCCAAACAAAGACATCTGACCACTGTTGATGTCCTTTTGTTTTATTAAAGCGGTTTCTATAACTTGCTCTGATACAGCCAGCAACTGTGACCTTTTATTGCCAAATGAATCAAAAGCTCCTGAACGTATTAAATATTCTAATACCCGCTTAGTAACAATTTTACTATCTACTCTGCTGCAAAAATCGACTAATGATTTGAACGGGCCATCCTGTTGTCTTACCTCGATTATAGTTTTCATCGCACTTTCCCCGACATTTTTTATAGCTGCCAAGCCAAATCTTATGCCACCTTTTTCTGGGTCTGCTGTAAACGCTGCTCCACTTAAATTTATATCGGGTGGTAAAATTTTTATACCCATGTGCTGACAATGTTCAATATAAGTTTTTATTTTATCAGCATTGGTCATAAAACTTGTCAACATAGCTGCCATGTATTCATGTGGATAATGTGCCTTTAAATATGCTGTCTGATATGCTACAAGCGCATAAGCCGCACTATGTGATTTATTAAACCCGTAATCGGCAAAATTGATCAGCAGATCAAAAATCTTTTCTGCCAGCTGCTTATCTATGCCATTTTTTTTAGTTCCGGCTAAAAAATTTTCCTTTTGGGCAATCAACACCGCGTGTTTCTTTTTTCCCATTGCCCGGCGTAAAATATCCGCTTGCCCCAGAGTAAAACCTGCCAGCACCTGAACAATCTGCATTACCTGTTCCTGATATAAAACAACACCAAAGGTTTCTTTTAAAATTGGTTCTAATAAAGGATGCATATATTTTACCTTTTTCTTACCATGGCGACCATTT is a window encoding:
- the rpmF gene encoding 50S ribosomal protein L32, which codes for MAVPKRKMSKARRDKRRANWKLETPGYVSCPQCHEPKMPHHVCTECGYYDGKEVISAE
- the plsX gene encoding phosphate acyltransferase PlsX, translating into MKIALDAMGGDYAPEQIVAGAIDAARNFDCEIVLVGNQASIYNELNKVADWNKLRISVHHATEVIEMGEHPVAAVRKKKDSSLVVAAQLVKNGDCDAVISAGSTGAAVTSALFTLGRIPGIDRPTIATPIPTGHGVTLLMDSGANVDSKPKHLLQSAIMGSVYSECVFGTKNPRVGLLNIGEEATKGNEQVLNTYPLLENMSTINFKGNAEGRDITNGNFDVVVCDGFVGNIVLKFAEGLAKTLMKLMRETIIKSGMMAKLGALLLSPALKKFAQKIDYAEYGGAPLLGVNGCYIIAHGSSNKKAIKSAIGVACEYIKQDVVSRIRENIQKEEMLANDREK
- a CDS encoding DUF1292 domain-containing protein — translated: MEDDFKIEQNNNDEGNIIEMTDEEGNKHYFYEEMQFSAGNNRYALLSVLDEEREAPEGLEENDNTIAKVIINDAGEEEYYSPKDDEFDMAVSAYEALMQEND
- a CDS encoding YceD family protein, which gives rise to MMRIKLSDVNNTSGRRYEFAFDIPAGKFDFPTNNYRIDGMIKVGGIAENTGAGYHLQGSVKCRRHFVCDRCLEEVTENQVHNFDEIYAKKSIENQKDVNIFSGDFIDITDLIHDIVIVGQPIINLCRPDCKGLCPKCGTNLNKHRCSCDNTVIDPRLMVLKKLLEKD
- a CDS encoding MBL fold metallo-hydrolase RNA specificity domain-containing protein, whose product is MNLQFLGAAHTVTGSCFLLEVNEKNILIDCGMFQGGRQLRERNYEPFRFSPQEIDSVLLTHAHIDHCGLIPKLCREGFKGKIYATKATCDLAKIMLPDSAHIQESDAEIMNRKGLRVGRIPIAPLYTIADAEKSLLQFKAIEYDKKIEINDNISAVFLDAGHILGSAIIEVYVRENNEKPVKFVFSGDIGQPGQPIIKDPSYVDNTDYLIIESTYGDRLHEIYDKESALAEIINDTIERGGNLIIPAFAVGRTQKLLYYIYRLWKQKRIDDIPIVIDSPLAVAATEVFAANMKNFDKQTIEMLKRSGKLSEMPQLKMCRTAQESKALNSSEGSAIIISASGMCDAGRILHHLKHNLWRPESTILFVGYQAEGALGRRLVDGIKRVKILGEEVAVRARIFQLDGFSAHGDYKQILDWVSHIHMNEPQQIFLVHGEPLGIQSLQEKIKKEYKKYNIYAPFYADTAHIENTKCTIISTDIPEVAVEKEMEEFLQLIDSEYRQWRKKLLAAVIRNPQIMESSMRQAQKGWRYVKRIFKDFGIN
- a CDS encoding beta-ketoacyl-ACP synthase III; translation: MTEKNSAGILGTGFCVPEKKLTNFDLEKMVNTSDDWIVERTGIHERRIVSRDIATSHLAFKAAQMALEDANIQPEELDLIIVATITPDRVVPSVACVLQDRLGARNAAAFDLTAACSGFIYASSVAAQFIETGVYKKVLVIGAEALSKFVDWQDRNTCVIFADGAGAAVYGQVEKGYGMLSFELGADGSGSEYINIPAGGSLNPASEETVKERMHYLHMNGKEVYRFSVKVMGETILRSLKKADMEKEDIDWLVPHQANIRIIKTGAKRLRLPMNKVIVNIDKYGNTSAASIPIALAEAAHNKKFKKGDILAFSGFGAGLTWASCILKWAREE
- a CDS encoding tRNA(Met) cytidine acetate ligase; the encoded protein is MKICGIIAEFNPFHNGHKYLLDTMRKQQPNSVFVVAMSGNFTQRGEAALFDKWHRAKMAVLGGADLVIELPSVFVIRSAEAFGHGAVNLFQKLNCIDNICFGSENADITILNKIAALLDTPLLLHTLLPPKLKKGLPYAAAIAEIISQYIPQAATLLKEPNIILAVEYLRAMHQLETTFTPIAIKRKTAHHNDTKLNGEISSATAIRNILLNHFEKHMEVKQSVPEICYDYMIKILKSSNDIARLNRLSRVLLAKLRLSNIKTLTDYPGVTNGLEYKLLHSAVSGKSIDDIMSSLKSKHYHHSRLSRSLLYILMHMNTTVLSYFDKIGPCYARVLAFNKNGRKILRKINSQATIPVVLKTTHFLSQKCLWQSPETDLQQMLSYDIAATDLYGLCFQNIQNGGRDFYTSPIYIS